The following proteins come from a genomic window of Canis lupus dingo isolate Sandy chromosome 20, ASM325472v2, whole genome shotgun sequence:
- the ZMYND10 gene encoding zinc finger MYND domain-containing protein 10 isoform X1 translates to MGDLELLLPGEADVLVRGLRSFPLREMGSGGWNQQHENLEKLNMQAILDATASQGEPIQELLVTHGKIPTLVEELIAVEMWKQKVFPVLCKLEDFKPQNTFPIYMVVHHEASIINLLETVFFHKEVCESAEDAILDLVDYCHRKLTMLVARSGRGSPPEEESQESTPIQELQKQAELMEFEIALKALSVLRYITDCVDSLSLSTLNCMLSTHNLPCLLVELLEHSPWSRQEGGKMQQFEGGRWQTVAPTEHPKLSKLDGQVWIALYNLLLSPEARTRYCVTSFAKGQLLKLRAFLTDTLLDQLPNLADLQGFLAHLALTETQPPKKDLVLEQIPEIWERLERENRGKWQAIAKHQLRHIFSPSEQDLRLQARRWAETYSLDVLEAVTPERPRCAYCSADASKRCSRCQNEWYCCRECQVKHWKKHGKACVLAAQGNRAK, encoded by the exons ATGGGCgacctggagctgctgctgccgGGGGAGGCTGACGTGCTGGTGCGGGGGCTGCGCAGCTTCCCGCTGCGCGAGATGGGCTCCGGAGG GTGGAACCAGCAGCATGAGAACCTGGAGAAGCTGAACATGCAGGCTATCCTTGATGCTACAGCCAGCCAGGGTGAGCCCATCCAGGAGCTGCTGGTCACCCATGGGAAG ATCCCAACACTGGTGGAGGAGCTGATTGCAGTGGAGATGTGGAAGCAGAAGGTGTTCCCTGTGCTGTGCAAGCTGGAGGACTTCAAGCCCCAGAACACTTTTCCCATATACATGGTG GTACACCACGAGGCCTCTATCATCAACCTTCTGGAGACAGTGTTCTTCCATAAA GAGGTGTGTGAGTCAGCAGAGGACGCTATCTTGGACCTGGTAGACTACTGCCACCGAAAACTGACTATGTTGGTGGCCCGAAGTGGCCGTGGCAGCCCTCCCGAGGAGGAGTCTCAGGAGAGCACCCCCATTCAG GAGCTGCAGAAGCAAGCAGAGCTGATGGAGTTTGAGATCGCATTGAAGGCCCTCTCAGTGCTGCGCTACATCACAGACTGTGTGGACAG CCTTTCCTTGAGCACCTTGAACTGCATGCTCAGTACCCACAACTTGCCCTGCCTCCTGGTGGAACTGCTGGAACACAGTCCCTGGAGCCGACAGGAAGGTG GCAAGATGCAGCAATTTGAGGGTGGCCGTTGGCAGACAGTGGCCCCCACAGAGCACCCAAAATTGAGCAAGTTGGATGGGCAGGTGTGGATCGCCCTATACAACCTGCTGCTAAGCCCCGAAGCCCGGACCCGCTACTGCGTCACCAGCTTTGCCAAGGGACAGCTACTCAAG CTTCGGGCCTTCCTCACAGACACACTGCTCGACCAGCTGCCCAACCTGGCAGACCTGCAGGGTTTCCTGGCCCACCTGGCCCTGACGGAAACCCAGCCCCCAAAGAAGGACTTGGTGTTGGAACAG ATCCCAGAAATCTGGGAGCGgctagaaagagagaacagaggcaaGTGGCAGGCTATTGCCAAGCACCAGCTGAGGCACATATTCAGCCCTTCAGAGCAGGACCTGCGACTACAGGCACGAAG ATGGGCTGAGACCTACAGCCTGGACGTCCTAGAGGCAGTAACCCCAGAGCGGCCCCGCTGTGCCTACTGCAGTGCAGATGCCTCCAAACGGTGCTCACGGTGCCAGAATGAATGGTATTGCTGCAG GGAGTGCCAAGTCAAGCATTGGAAGAAGCATGGAAAGGCTTGTGTCCTGGCAGCCCAAGGTAACAGAGCCAAGTGA
- the RASSF1 gene encoding ras association domain-containing protein 1 isoform X4 — protein sequence MGEVDAGTPSFEMTWSSTTSSGYCSQEDSDSELEQYFTARTSLARRPRRDQDEPAEWEIPDLSQAEVEQKIKEYNSQINSNLFMSLNKDGSYTGFIKVQLKLVRPVSVPSSKKPPSLQDVRRGPGRGTAVKRRTSFYLPKDAVKHLHVLSRTRAREVIEALLRKFLVVDDPRKFALFERAERHGQVYLRKLSDDEQPLRLRLLAGPSEKALSFVLKENDSGEVNWDAFSMPELHNFLRILQREEEEHLRQILQKYSYCRQKIQEALHACPLG from the exons ATGGGCGAGGTGGACGCGGGGACGCCTTCTTTCGAGATGACCTGGAGCAGCACGACGAGCAGTGGCTACTGCAGCCAGGAGGATTCGGACTCGGAGCTGGAGCAGTACTTCACCGCGCGTACCTCACTGGCGCGCAGGCCGCGTCGGGACCAG GATGAGCCTGCGGAGTGGGAGATACCTGACCTTTCTCAGGCTGAGGTTGAGCAGAAGATAAAGGAATACAATAGCCAGATCAACAGCAACCTCTTCATGAGCCTG AACAAGGATGGCTCCTACACAGGCTTCATCAAGGTTCAACTGAAGCTGGTGCGCCCTGTCTCAGTGCCCTCCAGCAAAAAGCCACCGTCCTTGCAGGATGTGAGGCGGGGCCCAGGGCGAGGCACAGCTGTGAAGCGTCGCACCTCCTTCTACCTGCCCAAGGATGCTGTCAAGCACCTGCATGTGTTGTCACGCACGCGGGCACGTGAGGTCATTGAGGCCCTACTTCGCAAATTCTTGGTGGTGGATGACCCCCGCAAGTTTGCACTCTTTGAGCGGGCTGAGCGCCATGGCCAAG TGTACCTCCGGAAGCTGTCGGATGATGAACAGCCCCTGCGTCTGCGGCTCCTTGCAGGGCCCAGCGAGAAGGCCCTAAGCTTTGTCCTCAAGGAGAATGACTCTGGGGAGGTGAAT TGGGATGCCTTTAGCATGCCTGAACTACACAACTTCCTGCGCATCCTTCAGCGGGAGGAAGAGGAGCACCTCCGCCAGATCCTGCAAAAGTACTCTTATTGCCGTCAGAAGATCCAGGAAGCCCTTCACGCCTGCCCCCTGGGGTGA
- the TMEM115 gene encoding transmembrane protein 115 — MQRALPGARQHLGAILASASVVVKTLCAAVLFLYLLSFAVDTGCLAVTPGYLFPPNFWIWTLATHGLMEQHVWDVAISLATVVVAGRLLEPLWGALELLIFFSVVNVSVGLLGAFAYLLTYMASFNLVYLFTIRIHGALGFLGGVLVALKQTMGDCVVLRVPQVRVSVVPMLLLGLLLLLRLATLLQSPALASYGFGLLSSWVYLRFYQRHSRGRGDMADHFAFATFFPEILQPVVGLLANLVHGLLVKVKICQKTVKRYDVGAPSSITISLPGTDPQDAERRRQLALKALNERLKRVEDQSVWPSMDDDEEEAGAKVDSPLPSDKAPTLPGKAAAPESSLITFEAAPPKL, encoded by the exons ATGCAGCGCGCCCTACCGGGCGCCCGCCAGCACTTGGGGGCCATCCTGGCCAGCGCCAGCGTGGTGGTAAAGACCCTGTGCGCGGCAGTACTCTTCCTCTATCTGCTGTCCTTTGCCGTGGACACGGGCTGCCTGGCGGTCACCCCAGGCTACCTCTTTCCGCCCAATTTCTGGATCTGGACTCTGGCCACCCATGGGCTGATGGAACAGCACGTGTGGGATGTGGCCATCAGCCTGGCCACAGTGGTGGTGGCTGGACGTTTGCTGGAGCCCCTCTGGGGGGCCCTGGAGCTGCTCATCTTCTTCTCAGTGGTGAACGTGTCtgtggggctgctgggggcctTCGCCTACCTCCTCACCTACATGGCTTCCTTCAACTTGGTCTACCTTTTCACTATCCGCATCCACGGAGCCCTGGGCTTCCTAGGTGGTGTCCTGGTGGCACTCAAGCAAACCATGGGGGACTGCGTGGTCCTGCGTGTGCCGCAGGTGCGCGTCAGCGTGGTGCCCATGCTGCTtttggggctgctgctgctgctgcggctggCCACGCTGCTCCAGAGCCCAGCGCTGGCCTCCTATGGCTTTGGGCTGCTCTCCAGCTGGGTGTATCTTCGCTTCTACCAGCGCCATAGCCGAGGCCGAGGGGATATGGCTGACCACTTTGCTTTTGCCACCTTCTTTCCTGAGATCCTGCAGCCTGTGGTGGGGCTGTTGGCGAACTTGGTGCACGGCCTCCTGGTGAAGGTAAAGATATGCCAGAAGACAGTGAAGCGCTATGATGTAGGTGCCCCATCTTCCATCACCATCAGCCTCCCAGGCACAGACCCTCAAGACGCAGAGCGGAGAAG GCAACTGGCCCTGAAGGCCCTCAATGAGCGGCTGAAGAGAGTGGAGGACCAGTCCGTCTGGCCTAGCATGGATGACGATGAAGAGGAGGCAGGGGCCAAGGTGGATAGCCCCCTACCCTCAGACAAGGCCCCCACACTCCCAGGGAAGGCGGCTGCCCCAGAATCCAGCCTGATCACCTTCGAGGCAGCTCCCCCGAAGCTGTAA
- the NPRL2 gene encoding GATOR complex protein NPRL2 isoform X1, with product MGSGCRIECIFFSEFHPTLGPKITYQVPEDFISRELFDTVQVYIITKPELQNKLITVTAMDKKLIGCPVCIEHKKYSRNALLFNLGFVCDAQAKTCALEPIVKKLAGYLTTLELESSFVSTEESKQKLVPIMTILLEELNASGRCTLPIDESNTIHLKVIEQRPDPPVAQEYDVPVFTKDKEDFFNSQWDLTTQQILPYIDGFRHVQKISAEADVELNLVRIAIQNLLYYGVVTLVSILQYSNVYCPTPKVQDLVDDKSLQEACLSYVTKQGHKRASLRDVFQLYCSLSPGTTVRDLIGRHPQQLQRVDERKLIQFGLMKNLIRRLQKYPVRVSREERSHPARLYTGCHSYDEICCKTGMSYHELDERLENDPNIIICWK from the exons ATGGGCAGCGGTTGCCGCATCGAATGCATATTCTTCAGCGAGTTCCATCCCACGCTGGGACCCAAAATCACCTATCAG GTCCCTGAAGACTTCATCTCCAGGGAGCTGTTTGACACAGTCCAGGTGTACATCATCACCAAGCCAGAGCTGCAGAACAAACTCATCACTGT CACAGCCATGGACAAGAAACTGATTGGCTGCCCTGTGTGCATTGAACACAAGAAGTACAGCCGCAATGCCCTGCTTTTCAACCTAGGCTTTGTGTGTGATGCCCAGGCCAAGACCTGTGCCCTCGAGCCCATCGTCAAAAAGCTGGCTGGCTACCTGACCACACTGGAG CTAGAGAGCAGCTTCGTGTCAACAGAGGAGAGCAAGCAGAAATTGGTGCCCATCATGACCATCTTGCTGGAGGAGCTAAATGCCTCAGGCCGGTGCACTCTGCCAATCG ATGAATCCAACACCATCCACTTGAAGGTGATTGAGCAGCGGCCTGACCCTCCTGTGGCGCAGGAGTATGATGTGCCTGTCTTTACCAAGGACAAGGAAGATTTCTTCAACTCACAATGGGACCTCACCACACAACAG ATCCTGCCCTACATTGATGGTTTCCGCCATGTCCAGAAGATCTCAGCTGAGGCAGATGTGGAGCTAAACCTGGTGCGCATCGCCATCCAGAACTTGTT GTATTATGGAGTTGTGACACTGGTGTCCATCCTCCAG TATTCCAATGTGTACTGCCCAACACCGAAGGTCCAGGACCTGGTAGATGACAAGTCCCTGCAAGAGGCATGTTTATCCTATGTGACCAAACAAG GGCACAAGAGGGCCAGCCTTCGGGATGTGTTCCAGCTGTATTGCAGCTTGAGCCCTGGCACTACTGTGAGAGACCTCATTGGCCGCCACCCCCAGCAGCTGCAGCGTGTTGATGAACG AAAGCTGATCCAGTTTGGGCTTATGAAGAACCTCATCCGCCGACTACAGAAGTATCCCGTGCGGGTGTCTCGGGAGGAGCGGAGCCACCCTGCCCGGCTTTACACAGGCTGCCACAGCTATGATGAGATCTGTTGCAAGACAG GCATGAGCTACCACGAGCTTGATGAACGGCTGGAAAATGACCCCAATATCATCATCTGCTGGAAGTGA
- the RASSF1 gene encoding ras association domain-containing protein 1 isoform X2, with the protein MSTEPELIELRELEPARRGGPGRSRLERANALRIAPGTARNPARQLVAGRGHHFQPAGPATHTWCDLCGDFIWGVVRKGLQCAHCKFTCHYRCRALVCLDCCGPRDLGWEPALERDTNVDEPAEWEIPDLSQAEVEQKIKEYNSQINSNLFMSLNKDGSYTGFIKVQLKLVRPVSVPSSKKPPSLQDVRRGPGRGTAVKRRTSFYLPKDAVKHLHVLSRTRAREVIEALLRKFLVVDDPRKFALFERAERHGQVYLRKLSDDEQPLRLRLLAGPSEKALSFVLKENDSGEVNWDAFSMPELHNFLRILQREEEEHLRQILQKYSYCRQKIQEALHACPLG; encoded by the exons ATGTCCACCGAACCCGAGCTCATTGAACTGAGGGAACTGGAGCCCGCGCGGCGCGGAGGTCCGGGCCGCAGCCGGCTGGAGCGAGCGAACGCGCTGCGCATCGCACCGGGGACCGCGCGCAATCCGGCACGGCAGCTGGTCGCGGGCCGCGGCCACCACTTCCAACCTGCGGGGCCCGCCACGCACACGTGGTGCGACCTCTGCGGCGACTTCATCTGGGGCGTCGTGCGCAAGGGCCTGCAGTGCGCGC ATTGCAAGTTCACATGCCACTACCGTTGCCGCGCGCTTGTCTGCCTGGACTGCTGCGGGCCCCGGGACCTGGGCTGGGAACCTGCGCTGGAGCGGGACACGAACGTG GATGAGCCTGCGGAGTGGGAGATACCTGACCTTTCTCAGGCTGAGGTTGAGCAGAAGATAAAGGAATACAATAGCCAGATCAACAGCAACCTCTTCATGAGCCTG AACAAGGATGGCTCCTACACAGGCTTCATCAAGGTTCAACTGAAGCTGGTGCGCCCTGTCTCAGTGCCCTCCAGCAAAAAGCCACCGTCCTTGCAGGATGTGAGGCGGGGCCCAGGGCGAGGCACAGCTGTGAAGCGTCGCACCTCCTTCTACCTGCCCAAGGATGCTGTCAAGCACCTGCATGTGTTGTCACGCACGCGGGCACGTGAGGTCATTGAGGCCCTACTTCGCAAATTCTTGGTGGTGGATGACCCCCGCAAGTTTGCACTCTTTGAGCGGGCTGAGCGCCATGGCCAAG TGTACCTCCGGAAGCTGTCGGATGATGAACAGCCCCTGCGTCTGCGGCTCCTTGCAGGGCCCAGCGAGAAGGCCCTAAGCTTTGTCCTCAAGGAGAATGACTCTGGGGAGGTGAAT TGGGATGCCTTTAGCATGCCTGAACTACACAACTTCCTGCGCATCCTTCAGCGGGAGGAAGAGGAGCACCTCCGCCAGATCCTGCAAAAGTACTCTTATTGCCGTCAGAAGATCCAGGAAGCCCTTCACGCCTGCCCCCTGGGGTGA
- the NPRL2 gene encoding GATOR complex protein NPRL2 isoform X2 has product MGSGCRIECIFFSEFHPTLGPKITYQVPEDFISRELFDTVQVYIITKPELQNKLITVTAMDKKLIGCPVCIEHKKYSRNALLFNLGFVCDAQAKTCALEPIVKKLAGYLTTLELESSFVSTEESKQKLVPIMTILLEELNASGRCTLPIDESNTIHLKVIEQRPDPPVAQEYDVPVFTKDKEDFFNSQWDLTTQQILPYIDGFRHVQKISAEADVELNLYSNVYCPTPKVQDLVDDKSLQEACLSYVTKQGHKRASLRDVFQLYCSLSPGTTVRDLIGRHPQQLQRVDERKLIQFGLMKNLIRRLQKYPVRVSREERSHPARLYTGCHSYDEICCKTGMSYHELDERLENDPNIIICWK; this is encoded by the exons ATGGGCAGCGGTTGCCGCATCGAATGCATATTCTTCAGCGAGTTCCATCCCACGCTGGGACCCAAAATCACCTATCAG GTCCCTGAAGACTTCATCTCCAGGGAGCTGTTTGACACAGTCCAGGTGTACATCATCACCAAGCCAGAGCTGCAGAACAAACTCATCACTGT CACAGCCATGGACAAGAAACTGATTGGCTGCCCTGTGTGCATTGAACACAAGAAGTACAGCCGCAATGCCCTGCTTTTCAACCTAGGCTTTGTGTGTGATGCCCAGGCCAAGACCTGTGCCCTCGAGCCCATCGTCAAAAAGCTGGCTGGCTACCTGACCACACTGGAG CTAGAGAGCAGCTTCGTGTCAACAGAGGAGAGCAAGCAGAAATTGGTGCCCATCATGACCATCTTGCTGGAGGAGCTAAATGCCTCAGGCCGGTGCACTCTGCCAATCG ATGAATCCAACACCATCCACTTGAAGGTGATTGAGCAGCGGCCTGACCCTCCTGTGGCGCAGGAGTATGATGTGCCTGTCTTTACCAAGGACAAGGAAGATTTCTTCAACTCACAATGGGACCTCACCACACAACAG ATCCTGCCCTACATTGATGGTTTCCGCCATGTCCAGAAGATCTCAGCTGAGGCAGATGTGGAGCTAAACCTG TATTCCAATGTGTACTGCCCAACACCGAAGGTCCAGGACCTGGTAGATGACAAGTCCCTGCAAGAGGCATGTTTATCCTATGTGACCAAACAAG GGCACAAGAGGGCCAGCCTTCGGGATGTGTTCCAGCTGTATTGCAGCTTGAGCCCTGGCACTACTGTGAGAGACCTCATTGGCCGCCACCCCCAGCAGCTGCAGCGTGTTGATGAACG AAAGCTGATCCAGTTTGGGCTTATGAAGAACCTCATCCGCCGACTACAGAAGTATCCCGTGCGGGTGTCTCGGGAGGAGCGGAGCCACCCTGCCCGGCTTTACACAGGCTGCCACAGCTATGATGAGATCTGTTGCAAGACAG GCATGAGCTACCACGAGCTTGATGAACGGCTGGAAAATGACCCCAATATCATCATCTGCTGGAAGTGA
- the RASSF1 gene encoding ras association domain-containing protein 1 isoform X1, translating into MSTEPELIELRELEPARRGGPGRSRLERANALRIAPGTARNPARQLVAGRGHHFQPAGPATHTWCDLCGDFIWGVVRKGLQCAHCKFTCHYRCRALVCLDCCGPRDLGWEPALERDTNVDEPAEWEIPDLSQAEVEQKIKEYNSQINSNLFMSLNKDGSYTGFIKVQLKLVRPVSVPSSKKPPSLQDVRRGPGRGTAVKRRTSFYLPKDAVKHLHVLSRTRAREVIEALLRKFLVVDDPRKFALFERAERHGQVYLRKLSDDEQPLRLRLLAGPSEKALSFVLKENDSGEVNLCDMTAALLWGGPPGLAMPAAACFPPLHLQWDAFSMPELHNFLRILQREEEEHLRQILQKYSYCRQKIQEALHACPLG; encoded by the exons ATGTCCACCGAACCCGAGCTCATTGAACTGAGGGAACTGGAGCCCGCGCGGCGCGGAGGTCCGGGCCGCAGCCGGCTGGAGCGAGCGAACGCGCTGCGCATCGCACCGGGGACCGCGCGCAATCCGGCACGGCAGCTGGTCGCGGGCCGCGGCCACCACTTCCAACCTGCGGGGCCCGCCACGCACACGTGGTGCGACCTCTGCGGCGACTTCATCTGGGGCGTCGTGCGCAAGGGCCTGCAGTGCGCGC ATTGCAAGTTCACATGCCACTACCGTTGCCGCGCGCTTGTCTGCCTGGACTGCTGCGGGCCCCGGGACCTGGGCTGGGAACCTGCGCTGGAGCGGGACACGAACGTG GATGAGCCTGCGGAGTGGGAGATACCTGACCTTTCTCAGGCTGAGGTTGAGCAGAAGATAAAGGAATACAATAGCCAGATCAACAGCAACCTCTTCATGAGCCTG AACAAGGATGGCTCCTACACAGGCTTCATCAAGGTTCAACTGAAGCTGGTGCGCCCTGTCTCAGTGCCCTCCAGCAAAAAGCCACCGTCCTTGCAGGATGTGAGGCGGGGCCCAGGGCGAGGCACAGCTGTGAAGCGTCGCACCTCCTTCTACCTGCCCAAGGATGCTGTCAAGCACCTGCATGTGTTGTCACGCACGCGGGCACGTGAGGTCATTGAGGCCCTACTTCGCAAATTCTTGGTGGTGGATGACCCCCGCAAGTTTGCACTCTTTGAGCGGGCTGAGCGCCATGGCCAAG TGTACCTCCGGAAGCTGTCGGATGATGAACAGCCCCTGCGTCTGCGGCTCCTTGCAGGGCCCAGCGAGAAGGCCCTAAGCTTTGTCCTCAAGGAGAATGACTCTGGGGAGGTGAAT CTGTGCGACATGACTGCTGCTCTTCTCTGGGGAGGGCCTCCTGGTTTGGCCATGCCTGCTGCAGCCTGTTTCCCCCCTCTCCACCTGCAGTGGGATGCCTTTAGCATGCCTGAACTACACAACTTCCTGCGCATCCTTCAGCGGGAGGAAGAGGAGCACCTCCGCCAGATCCTGCAAAAGTACTCTTATTGCCGTCAGAAGATCCAGGAAGCCCTTCACGCCTGCCCCCTGGGGTGA
- the RASSF1 gene encoding ras association domain-containing protein 1 isoform X3: MGEVDAGTPSFEMTWSSTTSSGYCSQEDSDSELEQYFTARTSLARRPRRDQDEPAEWEIPDLSQAEVEQKIKEYNSQINSNLFMSLNKDGSYTGFIKVQLKLVRPVSVPSSKKPPSLQDVRRGPGRGTAVKRRTSFYLPKDAVKHLHVLSRTRAREVIEALLRKFLVVDDPRKFALFERAERHGQVYLRKLSDDEQPLRLRLLAGPSEKALSFVLKENDSGEVNLCDMTAALLWGGPPGLAMPAAACFPPLHLQWDAFSMPELHNFLRILQREEEEHLRQILQKYSYCRQKIQEALHACPLG; the protein is encoded by the exons ATGGGCGAGGTGGACGCGGGGACGCCTTCTTTCGAGATGACCTGGAGCAGCACGACGAGCAGTGGCTACTGCAGCCAGGAGGATTCGGACTCGGAGCTGGAGCAGTACTTCACCGCGCGTACCTCACTGGCGCGCAGGCCGCGTCGGGACCAG GATGAGCCTGCGGAGTGGGAGATACCTGACCTTTCTCAGGCTGAGGTTGAGCAGAAGATAAAGGAATACAATAGCCAGATCAACAGCAACCTCTTCATGAGCCTG AACAAGGATGGCTCCTACACAGGCTTCATCAAGGTTCAACTGAAGCTGGTGCGCCCTGTCTCAGTGCCCTCCAGCAAAAAGCCACCGTCCTTGCAGGATGTGAGGCGGGGCCCAGGGCGAGGCACAGCTGTGAAGCGTCGCACCTCCTTCTACCTGCCCAAGGATGCTGTCAAGCACCTGCATGTGTTGTCACGCACGCGGGCACGTGAGGTCATTGAGGCCCTACTTCGCAAATTCTTGGTGGTGGATGACCCCCGCAAGTTTGCACTCTTTGAGCGGGCTGAGCGCCATGGCCAAG TGTACCTCCGGAAGCTGTCGGATGATGAACAGCCCCTGCGTCTGCGGCTCCTTGCAGGGCCCAGCGAGAAGGCCCTAAGCTTTGTCCTCAAGGAGAATGACTCTGGGGAGGTGAAT CTGTGCGACATGACTGCTGCTCTTCTCTGGGGAGGGCCTCCTGGTTTGGCCATGCCTGCTGCAGCCTGTTTCCCCCCTCTCCACCTGCAGTGGGATGCCTTTAGCATGCCTGAACTACACAACTTCCTGCGCATCCTTCAGCGGGAGGAAGAGGAGCACCTCCGCCAGATCCTGCAAAAGTACTCTTATTGCCGTCAGAAGATCCAGGAAGCCCTTCACGCCTGCCCCCTGGGGTGA
- the LOC112665828 gene encoding transmembrane reductase CYB561D2, translating into MALSVETESHIYRALRTASGAAAHLVALGFTIFVAVLARPGSSLFSWHPTLMSLAFSFLMTEALLVFSPESSLLRSLSRKGRARCHWVLQLLALLCALLGLGLVILHKEQLGKAHLATWHGRAGLIAVLWAGLQCSGGVGLLYPKLLPRWPLAKLKLYHATSGLVGYLLGAASLLLGMCSLWFTATVTGGVWYLAVLCPVITSLVIMNQVSNAYLYRKRIQP; encoded by the exons ATGGCTCTTTCTGTGGAGACGGAGTCGCACATCTACAGAGCTCTGCGCACTGCCTCTGGGGCTGCTGCCCACCTTGTGGCCCTGGGTTTTACCATCTTTGTGGCTGTGCTTGCCAGGCCTGGCTCCA GTCTGTTCTCCTGGCACCCCACACTTATGTCTTTGGCT TTCTCTTTCCTGATGACTGAAGCACTGCTGGTGTTCTCTCCTGAGAGTTCGCTGCTGCGCTCCCTCTCACGGAAGGGCCGAGCACGCTGCCACTGGGTTCTGCAGCTGCTGGCCCTGCTGTGTGCACTGCTGGGCCTAGGTCTTGTCATCCTCCACAAGGAACAGCTTGGCAAAGCCCACCTGGCCACGTGGCATGGGCGGGCAGGGCTGATAGCTGTGCTATGGGCGGGGTTGCAATGCTCAGGTGGGGTGGGGCTGCTCTACCCTAAACTGCTACCCCGATGGCCCCTGGCTAAGCTCAAGCTATACCATGCCACTTCTGGGCTAGTAGGCTACCTTTTGGGCGCTGCCAGCCTTTTGTTGGGCATGTGTTCACTGTGGTTCACTGCCACGGTCACTGGTGGGGTCTGGTATCTGGCTGTGCTCTGCCCTGTCATTACCAGCTTGGTCATCATGAATCAGGTGAGCAATGCCTACCTGTACCGCAAAAGGATCCAGCCGTGA
- the ZMYND10 gene encoding zinc finger MYND domain-containing protein 10 isoform X2 has product MQAILDATASQGEPIQELLVTHGKIPTLVEELIAVEMWKQKVFPVLCKLEDFKPQNTFPIYMVVHHEASIINLLETVFFHKEVCESAEDAILDLVDYCHRKLTMLVARSGRGSPPEEESQESTPIQELQKQAELMEFEIALKALSVLRYITDCVDSLSLSTLNCMLSTHNLPCLLVELLEHSPWSRQEGGKMQQFEGGRWQTVAPTEHPKLSKLDGQVWIALYNLLLSPEARTRYCVTSFAKGQLLKLRAFLTDTLLDQLPNLADLQGFLAHLALTETQPPKKDLVLEQIPEIWERLERENRGKWQAIAKHQLRHIFSPSEQDLRLQARRWAETYSLDVLEAVTPERPRCAYCSADASKRCSRCQNEWYCCRECQVKHWKKHGKACVLAAQGNRAK; this is encoded by the exons ATGCAGGCTATCCTTGATGCTACAGCCAGCCAGGGTGAGCCCATCCAGGAGCTGCTGGTCACCCATGGGAAG ATCCCAACACTGGTGGAGGAGCTGATTGCAGTGGAGATGTGGAAGCAGAAGGTGTTCCCTGTGCTGTGCAAGCTGGAGGACTTCAAGCCCCAGAACACTTTTCCCATATACATGGTG GTACACCACGAGGCCTCTATCATCAACCTTCTGGAGACAGTGTTCTTCCATAAA GAGGTGTGTGAGTCAGCAGAGGACGCTATCTTGGACCTGGTAGACTACTGCCACCGAAAACTGACTATGTTGGTGGCCCGAAGTGGCCGTGGCAGCCCTCCCGAGGAGGAGTCTCAGGAGAGCACCCCCATTCAG GAGCTGCAGAAGCAAGCAGAGCTGATGGAGTTTGAGATCGCATTGAAGGCCCTCTCAGTGCTGCGCTACATCACAGACTGTGTGGACAG CCTTTCCTTGAGCACCTTGAACTGCATGCTCAGTACCCACAACTTGCCCTGCCTCCTGGTGGAACTGCTGGAACACAGTCCCTGGAGCCGACAGGAAGGTG GCAAGATGCAGCAATTTGAGGGTGGCCGTTGGCAGACAGTGGCCCCCACAGAGCACCCAAAATTGAGCAAGTTGGATGGGCAGGTGTGGATCGCCCTATACAACCTGCTGCTAAGCCCCGAAGCCCGGACCCGCTACTGCGTCACCAGCTTTGCCAAGGGACAGCTACTCAAG CTTCGGGCCTTCCTCACAGACACACTGCTCGACCAGCTGCCCAACCTGGCAGACCTGCAGGGTTTCCTGGCCCACCTGGCCCTGACGGAAACCCAGCCCCCAAAGAAGGACTTGGTGTTGGAACAG ATCCCAGAAATCTGGGAGCGgctagaaagagagaacagaggcaaGTGGCAGGCTATTGCCAAGCACCAGCTGAGGCACATATTCAGCCCTTCAGAGCAGGACCTGCGACTACAGGCACGAAG ATGGGCTGAGACCTACAGCCTGGACGTCCTAGAGGCAGTAACCCCAGAGCGGCCCCGCTGTGCCTACTGCAGTGCAGATGCCTCCAAACGGTGCTCACGGTGCCAGAATGAATGGTATTGCTGCAG GGAGTGCCAAGTCAAGCATTGGAAGAAGCATGGAAAGGCTTGTGTCCTGGCAGCCCAAGGTAACAGAGCCAAGTGA